A genomic region of Botrytis cinerea B05.10 chromosome 9, complete sequence contains the following coding sequences:
- the Bckin3 gene encoding Bckin3 produces MSEESKYEVLEKIGHGSFGIIRKVRRKSNGEILCRKEISYMRMSQKEREQLQAEFAILSSLKHPNIVGYYHREHLKSSQDLHLYMEYCGNGDLGRIIKDLQAKNKYAEEGFVWSIFAQLVSALYRCHYGVDPPEVGSNVMGLGNTAKPQKPAAGVMILHRDLKPENIFLGEGNSVKLGDFGLSKLMESHDFASTYVGTPFYMSPEICAAERYTLKSDIWSLGCIMYELCTREVPFNAKSHFQLVQKIKEGKVTPIPNIYSPELASVIKDCLRVNPDRRVDTVTLLNLPVVKLMRKEKEVVELGRLLRTKEEMAAKQFKELEERTEKLEAQKAAMRVEIDSSLRREWEVKAQLEINRLVQIEVENLQKRFEEEVRTRVEEELQRSANSSRSSNPDNDNSSSSLTAKELSPSPSSFDYPRSSVGSTGDDFSSTTDFTDHTMSPEPSKPFKKSTRTPFSRAQTMFNVHGTPMDIEMADPSPISIASLSLSPRRNNGAKAPGTNRNIFAAANANAEIRLQPLLLDSDSEDEDDLPVPSPTRPKSKNNPFAKGAARPNLISQRTAPLQKLNTQPNFLATKNSGGLVSKKEAQSPVTKRLSRIPSMTSLSGNDTAGSPTRKSSMTKKSESDLHKQAMKNNTKTGSAPTIGRTLVELAQARAGGRPVEMSPSGKGRSFGVRMVEKEKGEGKLRGSGGSIGDMEPTVWNPDRDEMPSPFLIRNRYTGAAGRSR; encoded by the exons ATGTCAGAGGAAAGCAAGTACGAAGTTTTGGAGAAGATAG GACATGGTTCTTTTGGGATCATTCGAAAGGTCCGAAGAAAGAGTAATGGAGAAATCCTATGTAGGAAGGAGATTAGCTACATGCGGATGTCACAAAAAGAGCGAGAACAACTCCAGGCCGAATTCGCCATTCTTTCATCACTCAAACATCCAAACATCGTCGGATACTATCATCGAGAGCATCTAAAGTCCAGTCAAGACCTTCATTTGTACATGGAATATTGTGGCAATGGAGATCTTGGTAGAATCATTAAGGATTTACAAGCAAAGAACAAATATGCCGAAGAGGGTTTCGTTTGGAGCATATTCGCGCAATTGGTTTCAGCATTGTATAGATGTCATTATGGAGTTGATCCGCCAGAGGTTGGAAGCAATGTAATGGGATTAGGAAATACCGCCAAGCCACAAAAGCCAGCGGCTGGTGTCATGATTCTTCACCGAGACTTGAAGCCCGAAAACA TCTTTCTTGGTGAAGGCAACTCGGTGAAGCTTGGAGATTTTGGTCTTTCGAAATTGATGGAATCTCACGATTTTGCCTCTACTTATGTTGGAACTCCATTCTACATGTCCCCAGAGATCTGTGCCGCAGAACGATATACATTAAAGTCAGACATTTGGTCGCTAGGTTGCATTATGTACGAACTCTGCACACGAGAAGTTCCATTTAACGCGAAATCACACTTCCAGCTTGTGCAGAAGATTAAAGAGGGCAAAGTTACACCAATACCAAATATATATTCGCCAGAACTTGCATCGGTTATCAAGGACTGCCTTCGAGTCAACCCCGATCGAAGAGTCGACACCGTTACATTGCTCAATCTTCCGGTCGTTAAGTTGatgaggaaggagaaagaggttgTTGAGCTCGGTCGACTTTTGCggacgaaagaagaaatggcGGCTAAACAATTCAAGGAGCTTGAAGAAAGAACAGAGAAGCTCGAGGCTCAGAAAGCAGCTATGCGTGTAGAGATCGATTCATCCCTACGAAGAGAATGGGAAGTCAAGGCACAATTAGAGATCAACCGTTTGGTGCAGATAGAGGTGGAGAATCTACAGAAacgatttgaagaagaagtccGAACCCgagttgaagaagagctACAAAGATCCGCCAACAGCTCTCGATCATCCAATCCAGATAACGATAATAGCTCAAGCTCTCTGACCGCTAAAGAGTTGAGCCCCTCGCCAAGCTCATTCGACTACCCAAGATCATCTGTTGGTAGCACAGGTGATGACTTTTCCTCGACCACAGACTTTACCGATCACACCATGTCACCAGAGCCCAGCAAACCATTCAAGAAATCCACCAGAACACCATTTTCCCGAGCACAAACCATGTTCAATGTACATGGAACTCCCatggatattgagatggCTGATCCATCGCCAATTTCTATCGCCTCCTTGTCTCTATCTCCACGCCGGAACAATGGGGCCAAAGCTCCTGGCACTAATCGAAACATTTTTGCTGCTGCAAACGCAAACGCCGAGATTCGCTTACAACCTCTTCTCCtagattctgattctgaagatgaggatgatctCCCAGTACCTTCTCCTACACGGCCTAAATCTAAAAACAACCCATTTGCCAAGGGTGCTGCAAGGccaaatctcatctcacagCGTACAGCACCAttacagaaattgaataCTCAGCCAAATTTTCTGGCAACCAAAAATTCAGGTGGATTGGTTAGCAAGAAGGAAGCACAGAGCCCAGTGACCAAGAGACTATCGAGAATTCCAAGCATGACAAGTTTGTCTGGCAATGATACGGCAGGAAGTCCCACACGAAAGTCGAGTATGACAAAGAAATCGGAATCAGACCTACACAAACAGGCGATGAAGAATAATACAAAGACAGGAAGTGCACCAACGATTGGACGAACTCTAGTTGAATTAGCACAAGCTCGTGCTGGTGGAAGACCAGTTGAAATGAGTCCTAGTGGAAAGGGGAGATCATTTGGAGTGAGAATggtagaaaaagaaaagggcgAAGGAAAATTGAGGGGTAGTGGAGGAAGCATTGGAGATATGGAACCAACAGTATGGAATCCTGACAGGGATGAAATGCCAAGTCCTTTCTTGATCAGAAACAGATATACAGGGGCTGCAGGGCGTTCGAGATGA